A genomic stretch from Lathyrus oleraceus cultivar Zhongwan6 chromosome 2, CAAS_Psat_ZW6_1.0, whole genome shotgun sequence includes:
- the LOC127120838 gene encoding RNA-binding protein Y14, which produces MQGTAADGEALDFEPEDDDLMDEEGAPDAEASPPHPKLKSAITAASNLSIPKKTKGRGFRQDSDSAANRNSRLTGSGFDTVTADGGPGPQRSIEGWIILVTGVHEEAQDDDLLNAFGEYGEIKNLNLNLDRRTGFVKGYALIEYERSEEARNAIENLNGSELLTQTIYVDWAFSSGPINESVKRKNARPPQRRSRSPPRRRY; this is translated from the exons ATGCAAGGAACCGCCGCCGACGGAGAAGCTTTGGATTTCGAGCCGGAGGATGATGACTTGATGGACGAAGAAGGTGCTCCTGACGCCGAAGCTTCACCGCCTCATCCCAAACTCAAATCCGCCATCACCGCTGCTTCGAATCTTTCCATTCCCAAAAAGACTAAAGGTCGTGGTTTCCGTCAGGATTCTGATTCTGCCGCTAACCGTAACTCCCGTCTCACCGGTTCTGGTTTTGATACTGTTACTGCGGACGGTGGTCCTGGACCTCAAAGAT CCATTGAAGGATGGATTATTTTGGTGACCGGTGTGCATGAGGAAGCTCAAGATGATGATTTGCTAAATGCGTTTGGCGAATATGGAGAGATTAAGAACCTTAACTTGAATCTTGATCGCCGTACTGGTTTTGTCAAA GGTTATGCACTGATTGAATACGAGCGTTCTGAGGAAGCTCGAAATGCAATAGAGAATTTGAATGGATCTGAGCTTCTTACACAAACCATTTATGTTGATTGGGCTTTCAGCAGTGGACCTATTAATGAGTCTGTTAAAAGAAAGAATGCCAG ACCACCTCAGCGGCGCTCCAGGAGTCCTCCTCGGAGGAGATATTGA